The Rubrobacter tropicus nucleotide sequence CTCGTCGGTGACGTGCTCGCCCCAGGTGACGGGGCTGCCGGAGTCGTCTGCCTCCTGCATCGCTGTGTGGGTCATGAAGCGGTTCGGGGCGGCGCCGTGCCAGTGGTCTTCGCCCGGCTCGAAGAACACGCGGTCGCCCGGGCGGATCGTCTCGACGGGCCCGCCGCGGCGCTGGCAGAGGCCTAAGCCCTGGGTGACGTAGATGGTCTGCCCGAGGGGGTGCGTGTGCCAGGCGGTGCGGGCGCCCGGGGCGAAGTTGACGCTGGCGGCCGCGAGGCGGGATGGCTCTGATGGTGTCGCGATGGTGTCAATGTAGACCGCGCCGGTGAACCACTCGCTCGGCCCGGGAGTGGTTTCGAGGGAGTTCTTGGTGATCTTCATAGCGTCCTCCCGAAGGTCGTTCGATTCGTTGGTACGACTAATATGCCGCTGGTCTGTCGTAGATAAACCGCCGACGCGTAGGACGGGGGCGCGAAGTTCCGGAACCCGAGGGACAGAGCAAATAGGAGCCGATCGAGGGCTATCAGGGGTGGCCTGGTGCATGGAGCTAGCGCAAACGGTAGATGCGCGCTTCGAACGGCCTCAGCGTCAGGTCCCGAAGTTTCTCGGTGGCATCGACCGGATAGTTGCCGAGGAGGAGTTCAGCGTCCTGCCAACGGCCGGCGTCCGGGACTTCGATGGTGGCGGGGTCTCCAAAGAAGTTGGCGAGTACGAGAAGCCCGGTGCTGCCGTAGCGGCGGGTGAACGCGTAGACCTGGTCGTGGTCGGCGAGTAGCATGTGGAAGTCGCCGTGCGCGACGGCGGGCTCGGTGTGACGCAGTTCGATCAGGCGCCGGTAGTGGTGAAACACCGAGTCGTCGTCGGCGAACGCGGCCTGCGCGTTGATCCCCTTGTGGTTGGGGTTGACCGCGATCCATGGTGTGCCGGTGGTGAAGCCGGCGTTCTCGGTATCGTCCCACTGCATCGGGGTGCGGGCGTTGTCGCGGCTGCGGATGCGCAGCGCGGCCAGGACGGTTTCGGGGTCGGCGCCCATGCCGACGGCCTCGGCGTAGTGGTTGAGCGACTGGATGTCGCGAAAGTCTTCGATGGAGTCGAAGGGCGCGTTGGTCATGCCGAGCTCCTCGCCCTGGTAGACGTAGGGCGTCCCGCGGTGCAGATGCAGCAGGGTGCCGAGCATCTTCGCGGCGTGCACCCGGTGCGCTCCGTCGTCGCCGAAGCGCGAGACGACGCGCGGCTGGTCGTGGTTGTTCCAGTACAGGCTGTTCCAGCCAACCTCGGCCAGCCCGGCCTGCCAGCGTCCGAGGATCGCCTTGAGGTCGCGCAGGCGCAGCGGACGGATATCCCAGAACGAGGGACCGTGATCGACCTGGACGTGCTCGAACTGGAAGACCATGTCCACCTCGCGGCGGGCGGGGTCGGTGTAGAGCTTGGCCTCTTCGACCGTCACGCCAGGCATCTCGCCGACGGAGATCAGGCCTTCACGCCCGGCGAAGACTTCGCGGTGCATCTCCTGCAGGAACTCGTGCATGCGGGGTCCGTCGACGAAGAACGGCATGCCGTCGCCGTAGAGGCCGCCGTCGTGCGCGTGGCCGTCGGGCAGGCTGGCGTCTTTGGAGATGAAGTTGATGACGTCCATGCGGAAGCCGTCGATGCCGCGGTCCAGCCACCAGCGCATCATCGAGTAGACCGCCTGGCGGACTTCGGGGTTCTCCCAGTTGAGGTCGGGCTGCTTGCGCGAGAACAGGTGCAGGTAGTACTCGCCCGTAGTCTCGTCGAGCTCCCACGCCGGGCCGGAGAAGATGGAGCCCCAGTTGTTCGGCTCGGCGCCCGGGTCGCCCGCGCTCATGCCCTCGCGCGCGGACCGCCACCAGTACCAGTCGCGCTTCGGGTTGTCCTTCGAGGCGCGCGACTCGACGAACCACGGGTGCTCGTCGGAGGTGTGGTTGACGACGAGGTCCATAACGAGCTTCATCCCGCGCTCGTGGACGGCCGCCAGCAGCGCGTCGAACTCTTCCATGGATCCGAACGTCGGGTCGATGTCCCGGTAGTCGCTGATGTCGTAGCCGGCGTCGTCCTGCGGTGAGGGGTAGATAGGCGACAGCCACAACACGTCCACGCCCAAGGTCGCGAGGTGGTCCAGCCGCGAGGCGATCCCGGCGAGATCCCCGATCCCGTCTCCGTCGCCGTCCGCGAAGCTGCGCGGCCAGATCTGGTAAACGACGCTCTCTTTCCACCACTGCTGCTGCGTAGTAGTGATTGGTATCTCCCTTACGATAGTGGGTCTGAGCCGTAGGGTTTTAACGCACCGCCTTCATTATTCCGCGCGTCTGATCGTGACGCTGAAGTCGCCGCCTTGGTGCTCGATCGCGTCCATCCCGCCGTCGAACTCGCCGATCCGCACGATGCCGTCGAAGAACGGGGCCTCGCTGTCGTAGTAGAAGACGAGGTCGCCACCCGGAGAGTAGTAGCCGATGTCTCCAGCGGCGGGGTCGTGCCCTTCGGGCGCACCGTCCAGCGACAACTCGCGGGGTAGCGGGGCGGTCTTCTCCACGTTGCTGAGGTCGCTGAAAGTGAGCGTCAGCGGCAGCTGAGATGCGAGATCTCGCGCCGTGGCGTTGTCGTGCAGCCGGGCGGTGAGGCCCGTACCGCCGAAGGCGATCCGGATCGGCGTGCCCTCCGAGGAGTCGGGGTCGCCGGAGGCCGGGCTCGGCGACGTATCCGGAGCGCTCGCCCCGGGGGCGCCGATGGCCCTGTCGCCTCCCCCGTCTCCCCCGCCGCAAGCCGAGAGCGAGATGGCCGCCAGGAGCGCGAGCGCGAGCGGGTAGCAGCGGCTCCGCGGCCAACGCGACCACCGAGGGCTAAAGACGTTCATTGCGATCATAGTTCTCCTCTGTCGGGCGTTCAGCGGGCGGTGTAGCCGCCGTCGACGGGGAGCGCGACGCCGAGCACGAAGCTGGATGCCGGGCTGCAGAGCCAGAGCACGGCCGCGGCGATCTCGTCCGGGCGTCCCAGCCGGCCGATAGGCTGGTTGGCGACGGCCTCGGGCACGTCGAGCTCGCCCTTGGCGATCATGTCCTCGACCATCGGGGTCTCGATGGTTCCCGGGCAGATCGCGTTGATGCGGACGCCGCGGGGCGCGTACTCGAGGGCCGCGCTCCTGGTGAGGCCGATGACGCCGTGTTTGGAGGCGTGGTAGGCGGCGCGGCCCGGGAGCCCGACCAGCCCGCCGAGCGAGGAGCAATTGACGATGGCGCCGCTGCCTTGGGCGCGCATCGGCCGCAGCTCGTGTTTCATGCAGGCCCAAACGCCGCGCAGGTTGACCGCGTTCACGCGGTCGAAGAGCTCGGCCGGTTCGTCGGCGGCGTCGGTCGGCGGGGCCTGGATGCCGGCGTTGTTGAACGCGAAGTCGAGCCGGCCGAAGCTCGCCACGGCGCGTTCCACGAGCGCGGCGACCTGCTCCTCGTCGGACACGTCGCAGGCGACGCCGAGCGCCTGGTGGCCCGCGGAGGTCAGCCCGTCCGTCGCGGTCCTGAGGGTCTGCTCGTCGCGGTCGGAGAGCACGACGGCGGCCCCGGACTCGGCGAACGCTTGGGCCGTGGCGAGCCCCATGCCGGAGCCGGCGCCTGTGACGACGGCGACGCGGTCGTGGAAGTCGTAGGTGGGGTCCATTTCGTTACCTCCTTCTCTTTAGGGATGGCTTGACCCAGACGTCACATGCGCCGGGGCAAGGCGACATGTTCCGGGTCGGTTCCATGACCAATCGCAGCAGGAACGCAAAGCCCCTTACGGGTGCAGCAGCGTCTTGATAGCGCGGCGCTCGTCCATCGCGCGGTAGCCCTCCGCCGCCTGCTCGAGCGGCAGGGTCAGGTCGAAAACCTTGCCGGGTTCGATCTTCCGGTCCCAGATCAGGTCGATAAGCTCGGGCAAAAAGCGCCGGACCGGGGCGGGACCGCCGTGCAGGTGCACGTGCGAGAAGAAGAACTCCTCACCCAGGATCTCCACGCCGTGGAGCACGCCGACGAACCCGACGTGACCGCCCGGCCGCGCGGAGCGGATGGCCTGCATCATCGACTCCTGCGTGCCGACGGCCTCGACGACCGAGTGCGCGCCGAGCCCGCCGGTGAGCTCCTTGATCCGTGCCGCGCCCGCGTCGCCGCGCTCGGTCACGATCTCGGTCGCGCCGAACTCCCGGGCGAGGCGCTGGCGGGACTCGTGGCGGCTCATCGCGATGATCCTATCGGCGCCGAGCTGCCTGGCGGCGAGCACCGCGAGCAGGCCGACGGCGCCGTCGCCGACGACCGCCACCGTCTTGCCCGGACCGGCCTCGGCCGCCACGGCGCCGAACCAGCCGGTGCCGAGCACGTCGGAGGCCGCGAGCAGGCTGGGGATCATGTCCTCCGGCGGCAGGCCCGGCGTCGCCACGAGGGTGCCGTCGGCGAGCGGGATGCGGGCGTACTCCGCCTGCGCGCCGGTGGGGGCGCCGGGCTGCCGGTGAACGCAGGACGACTGGTAGCCGGCCCGGCAGATCTCGCAGGTGTTGTCCGACGCGAAGAACGAGCCCACGACGAACTGGCCCGGCTCGATCAGACGCACCTCGCTGCCGACCTCCTCGACGATACCGACGTACTCGTGGCCCATCGGTGTCGGCTGCGTCACCGGGTCGGCGCCGCGGTAGGGCCAGAGGTCCGAGCCGCACACGCAGGCCGCCGAGAGCCTGATGACCGCGTCGGTCGACTCGACGATCGTCGGGTCGGGGCGCTCCTCGGAACGCACGTCCCGGGGGCCGTAAAGCATAGTTCCTCGCATGGTCATCTCCTTAATCGACTCTGGTTGGTCACGGAGTGCGCGACGGGAGAGCGCATCTTCCCCCGTCGCTCAGCGATCGACCCGCTGCTGCAGGTGCGCCGGATACCGATCCCCCTGCACCGTGACCCCTGAGACGGCGTCTTCGATCTCGTGAAGGTCATCGGACGCGAGCTCGACGTCGGCAGCGCCGACGTTCTCCTCGAGGCGGTTCAGCTTCGTCGTGCCCGGGATCGGGACGATCCACGGCTTTTGGGCGAGCAGCCAGGCCAGCGCGATCTGGGCGCGCGTGGCCCCCTGCTTGTCCGCGATCCCGCCGAGCACCTCGACCAGGGCCCGGTTCGCCCTGCGGTTCTCCTCCGAGAAGCGCGGCACCGTGTTGCGGAAGTCGGCGCTGTCGAACTCGGTGTTCTCATCGATGGTGCCCGTGAGGAAGCCCTTGCCCAGCGGGCTGAAGGGGACGAAGCCGATCCCGAGATCCTCGAGGGTGGGCAGGATCTCCTCCTCGGGCTCCCGCCACCACAGCGAGTACTCGCTCTGGAGCGCGGCGACCGGCTGGACCGCGTGCGCGCGACGAATCGTCTGTGCCCCTGCTTCGGAGAGGCCGAGGTGCCCGACCTTGCCCTCCCCAATCAGGTCCTTCACCGCGCCCGCCACCTCTTCGATCGGCACGTCCGGGTCGACGCGGTGCTGGTAGAGGAGGTCGATCCGGTCGGTCTTGAGACGACTCAGCGAGGCCTCGGCGACCCCCCTTATGCGCTCCGGGCGACTGTCGAGGCCCGCCTGCGCGTCCCCGTCCCTGAAGCCGAACTTGGTGGCGATCACCACCCGGTCACGGACGGGCGCGAGGGCTTCGCCGACCAACTCCTCGTTGGTGTGGGGGCCGTACGCCTCGGCGGTGTCGAAGAAGGTGACGCCGCGTTCGACAGCCGACCGGATCAGCGCGATGCCCTCCCGCTTACCGGTCGCCGGACCGTAGGCGAAGCTCAGTCCCATGCAACCGAGCCCGATGGCCGACACTTCCAGATTGTCTCCGAGTTTGCGCTTCTGCACCTTCTACTCCTTTCGGGAACGCGGCACGAGCCTGATCGTCACGGCCTCGGCATCGGGGCCGACGACGGTGCCCACGATCTCGGGTCCGTACCGATCGTACTTGGCGTGATAGGCGGCGTCGATGGCGGCGTGCGCGCCCGGATCGGCTTCGGCGAAGGCCACGTCCCGCTCCAGTCCGCCGGCCCGGATGCGGCCGGCGCCGCTGGCCTTCGCGCGGCGGAACCACGGGTTGTCCGGGCCGTAGGCGGACCGCACGTAGAGGTCGTCGCCGGCCCGGACGACCCACATCGTCACGTAAGGGCGCGGCGTGCCGTCGGGCCGCAGCGACGCGAGCCGCAGCTCCTCCGCCGCCCCGATCCCGTCGAGCTCGTCGCCCGTCCACGCGCTCATCGGCCGGCTCCACCCATGACGCGGTACGGCCGGTCCGCGCCGCGGTGCCTGTTCGGAGGGAGGCGCCTCACGGCCGGACCATGACCTTAATCGCCTCGCGGTCGTCCATCGCCCGGTAGCCGTCGGGCACCCCGTCGAGGCCCACCGTCCGGTCGAGGACGCGGCCAGGCTCGATGCGGCCCTCCAGCACGTCCGGCAGCAGTTCCTCGACGTACGCCCGGACCGGGGCGGGCCCGCCGCCCACGGTGACGTTCCCGAAGAACGCCGGCAGCGAGGCGGGGATCGTCTCGTCCTGGGGCACGCCGACCCGGCCGACCGCGCCGCCCGGACGCGCGACGCCGATGGCCGTCTCCATCGCCTGGGCGTAGCCGACGCACTCCAGCACGGAGTGGACGCCGAAGCCGCCGGTGAGCCCGCGCACGCGCTCGACCGCCTCCTCGCCGCGTTCCCTGACGACGTCCGTCGCGCCGAACTCTCTCGCCAGCGCGATGCGGTCGTCGTGGCGGCCCATGATGATTATCTGCTCGGCGCCGAGGCGCCTGGCGGCGATCACGCCGCACAGGCCGACGGCCCCGTCTCCGACGACGGCCACGCTCTTGCCCGGGCCGACCTTCGCGGCGACTGCCGCGTGACGTCCGGTCCCCATCACGTCCGAGAGGGTCAGCAGGGAAGGCATGAGCGCGTCGTCCTCGCCGACCGGCAGCTTGAAGAGCGTCCCGTCGGCGTAAGGGACGCGCACCGCCTCGGCCTGCGCCCCGTCGGTGCCCGGGTTGCCGAAGAACCCGACGTGCACGCATGCCGTCGGAAGCCCCTCCCGGCAGAACTCGCAGGTGCCGTCGGAGTAGGCGAACGGCATGACGACGAGGTCGCCGGGCTTCAGGCTCTGGACATCGGCGCCGATGTCCTCCACGACGCCTATAGCCTCGTGGCCCATGCGGGTTCCGGTCTCGCTGCGCTCCATCTGGTGGTACGGATGGAGGTCGCTGCCGCAGATGCAGGCGCGGGTGACGCGGATCAGCGCGTCGGTCGGCTCGACGATCGCGGCGTCGGGGACGTCCTCGATGCGGACGTCCCCGGCGCCGAACATGACGGTTGCGCGCATGATGTGGCTTACCTCCCGTTGTTGATGGAACGCGGTTCGTCTCGACTGCCGGGCATGGCTTTCCGCCTCCAAGATCGGGCGCAAGACGCCCGCCCTCCGTTGAACAAAAGTCCGGATTGCCCCCGGACGTCGGGGCCGACTCTCTCTGTCCGGTCGTGATTGTAGGAGCGTAGGGGGCGGGGCGTTATGATGATTCTCCAGAAGTCTTGTACCATCCTGCAAATCTCCAGAGATCAGGGACGAGCGAAGAGGTTGCCATGGATTCGATGGACCGCCCGCGATCGGAACGGGAGGCTGACAGGGCGCAAACCCGGCGCGACGAGCTGGTCGAGCGCGTCGCCCGGGCCGTCCGCGAGGACGGGACCGTCGAGGCGCCGGGGGGGCTCCGGCTGCTCCGCCGGTCCTCGCCCACCCCGAAGGACCACGGCGTCTCCTCCCACGCCTTGTGCGTGATCGCGCAGGGCTCCAAGGAGGTCTTGCTGGGCGACGATTGCTACCGCTACGACGCCGACCGCTACCTCATCACCGCCGCGGCTCTTCCCACGGCGAGCCGGGTCACGGAGGCGTCGGGGGGGCGGCCGTACCTGGGCGTCGTCCTCGGGCTTGACCCCGCCCTCGTCGGCTCGGTCATGGTCGAGGCCGGCCACCCCGCGTCCGGGGACCGGGCCGCCGTGCGGGCCTTCGACGTGGGCCCGCTGGACGCGGGCCTGCTGGACGCCGTCGTGAGGCTCGTCGGGCTCCTGGACGCCCCCGCCGAGGAGGCGCGCTTCCTCCGGCCGCTTATCACCCGCGAGATCGTCTTCCGGCTCCTCAAGGGGGAGCAGGGCGGCAGGCTGCGACAGATCGCGGTCCTGGGCGGCCACGCCCACCGCATTGCCGGGGCCCTGGAGCGGCTGCGCGAGGACTTCGACCGGCCGCTGCGGGTCGAGGACGTCGCGCGGGAGGCCGGGATGAGCGTCTCGGGCTTCCACCACCACTTCAAGGCCGTCACCGCGATGAGCCCCCTGCAGTTCCAGAAGCGCATGCGCCTCCAGGAGGCCCGGAATCTTATGCTCGGCGAGCACCTCGACGCCGCGGGCGCCGGCCACCGGGTGGGCTACGGCGACGCCTCGCAGTTCACCCGGGAGTACAAGAGGCTCTTCGGCGCGCCGCCTTTGCGCGACGTTGAGCGGTTGCGGGAAGCGGCGGGCCAGGAAACCGCCGTGGAAGGCGCCGGCCCGTGAGCCGACGGCTTCGCCAACGAGGCTCCTCCCGTCCGGCCTGAGGGGGAGACGAGGCCCGAGCAACAACCGACCCCGGCAGGGTCAGACCCCGCCACCGCCCGGCCTACCGTTCGTGCGGCGCGCTGCCCGGGTCGGTGGCGGTCGTCATCTCCCGGGACGGGGGCGTGCGCCTCGTGTGCCAGAGAGACGGCCGCGTCACGTACTGGGAGCAGGAGTGAACCGCCCCCGTCGATCCAAGGGGTAGAGAGGCAAACCCGGCCGCGGATGGCGCGACGGCGCGCAGCCCCGCCTTCGCCACCCGACCGGCAAGACGGGTATCATGGGTCCGGTGGCGAAAAGCCGAGGAGGACCACATGCTTGAAGCGGAGAAGACCTACGAGCACGTGCTGGTGGAGCGGGACGGCCCGGTCGCCCGCGTGACCATGAACCGGCCCAAGAAGCGCAACGCGCTCTCCCTGGATCACATGCTGGAGTTGATCGACTGCTTCGAGTCCGTAGCCCAGGCCAGGGAAGCGTCGGTTGTCGTGCTCCGCGGCGAGGGCCCCGCTTTCTGCGCCGGCCACGACCTCTCGGAGATGGTCGGCCGCGACCCGGACTTCTACCGGCACGTCTTCGACGTCTGTTGCAGGCTCATGCAGACCATTCAGGGGATACCGCAGCCCGTCATAGCCCAGGTGCATGGCGTCGCGACCGCGGCGGGCTGCCAGCTCGCCGCCACCTGCGACCTCGTGGTTGCCGCCGAGGAGGCGCGGTTCGCGACGCCGGGCGTGCGGATAGGGCTCTTCTGCTCCACCCCGATGGTCGCCCTCAGCCGCGCCGTGGGCCAGAAAAAGAGCATGGAGATGCTCCTGACGGGCGACTTCATCTCCGCGGAGGAAGCGAAGGCGGAGGGGCTGGTTAACCGGGTGGTCGCGGCGAAGGACCTGGAGGCGGAGGCGCGCACTTTGGCAGACAAGATAGCCGAGGCGAGCCCGCTCGTGGTCGGCGTGGGCAAGCAGGCCTTCTACCGCCAGCTTGAGATGCCGACAGAGCAGGCCTACGGTTACACCAGAGAGGTGATGTCCTTCAACGCCACCTTCGCCGACGCCCAGGAGGGCATGTGCGCCTTCCTGGAGAAGCGAAAGCCCGAGTGGCAAAACCGCTGACGCCACCATGACCGATACCATCGCGCGGCCCATCGAGGAGCAGAAGACCGAGGGGATGCCGCCCTACAACGTCGTGTTGCACGACGACGAGGACCACAGCTACGAGTACGTCATCCTGATGCTCAAGAAAGTCTTCGGCCATTCCGTCAACAAGGGCTACGAGATGGCCGTCGAGGTGGATACGAAGGGCCGCGTCGTGGTCCTCACCACCCACCTCGAAGAGGCCGAGCTAAAGCGGGACCAGATCCACGCCTTCGGCCCCGACCCCCTCATCCCGCGCAGCAAAGGCTCCATGTCCGCCACCGTGGAACCGGCGGGCGCCTGACCTCAGCCACGGTCCGGCGCGAGCCGGAAGATGCGGTCGTCGTCCTCGCTGACGGGGTTTCCGTACGAGTCGTGGTTGCTGGTCGAGACCCAGAGCGAGCCGTCGGGGGCCTGGGCGACGTCCCTGACGCGGCCGACCTCGCCGTCCAGCAGGCGTTCGCGGCCGGTCACGTTGCCCCGGTCGTCCAGTTCCAGTCGCCAGAGGCTTTCGCCCCTCAGGGCCGTCACGAAGAGGTCGCCCTCCCACTGCGGGATGGCGCCGTCGACCAGGATCTCGGCCCCGCTCGGCGAGGCTTCGCTCGTGGGCCAGACCGTGATCGGGTCGACGAACCCCCGGTCTTCTCCCCCTTCCCCCTCTACCTCCGGCCAGCCGTAGTTATCGCCCGCCTCGATTCGGTTCGCCTCGTCCCAGGTGTCCTGCCCGAACTCGCTGGCGAAGAGTTGTCCGTCGGCGTCCCAGGCCAGGCCCTGCACGTTCCTGTGGCCGTAAGAGTAGACCGGGCTGCCGGGGAACGGGTTGTCGCCGGGGACCGAGCCGTCCGGGTTCACGCGCAGGATCTTGCCTCCCAGAGAGCTTTGGTCTTGCGAGTTGGAGGTGTCGCCGGCGTCGCCCGTGGTGACGTAGAGCTTGTCGTCTGGCCCGAACTCTATCCTGCCGCCGTTGTGGTACGAGTTGACGGGGATGCCGGTGAGGATGGGTTCGGGCTCCTCTCCGATCCTGAACCGCACCACCCGGTTGTCCGTCTCGGTAGTCGTGTAGGCGTAGACGTAACGATCCCTCTCGTACTCCGGCGAGACGGCGACGCCGAGCAGCCCGCCTTCCCCGTCGCCTCCCTCGGGCAACGTCTGGATCTCCCGAACATCCCCCGAAGGGCTCACCCTGAGAAGCCGTCCTGAGTCCCGCTCCGTGACGAGCGCGTCACCGTCAGGCAGAAAAGCGAAGGACCACGGCACTCGCAGGCCCGTTGCCAGCGTGCCCACCTCTACCCTCGTCGAGGCGGGACGCACCTCCCCCGTCGTCTCGGGGCCAGGGGTCGTCCCGGAAGCTGTGTTCTCCGTATCCTCGGTCTGGCCCGTGTCTATCGGCCGGGGGTCCTGTCCTTCGGCACCCGAGTCTCCGGTAGGAACGCCGCACCCGGCGCAGGCTATCGTCAACGCCGCGACGGACATCAGCACCGCGCCTCGAAACCCGCCCACGTACCCGGTGTCGCGCATCGAACCAACCCTCTTCCCGCCGATAGGACCAAGCCGATTATATTGTGCCCCGCCGGGTTAGGGTTTCAGTGACGTGAGCGAGACGACTTCCTCGTCGGTCAAGCGCAGCTTGGCGGCGGCAAGGTTCTGCTCGAGGTGCTCCACCGAGGAGGTGCCGGGGATCGGGAGCATCGCGGGCGACTTCGCCAGCAGCCACGCGAGGGCCACCTGCGGGACGGTAGCCCCGTGGCGGGAGGCGGCCCCGGCCAACACCCCGCCCGGACGCGCCAGCCTTCCGGTCCCGAGCGGCAGCCACGGGATAAAGGTGATGCCCGCGCGCTCGCAGGCCCGAAGGACCCCTTCGGAGCGGCGGTCGTTCAGGTTGTAGCGGTTCTGTACGGAGGCGATGGGCACCACCCGCGCCGCCCGCTCCAGCTCCTCGGCCGTCACGTTCGAGAGGCCCACGTGGCGCACCTTGCCCTCCTCGCGCAGCCTGGCGAGGGTCTCCATGGACCTCTCGAAGGGTATTCGCCTGTCGGGGCGGTGGAGCTGGTAGAGGTCTATCTTGTCGAGCTTCAGGCGGCGAAGGCTGCCTTCGCAGGCTTCGCGCAGGTGTTTCGGGCGGCCGTTAGTCCGCCACCGGCCCGGGCCCTGCCGCGTGTAGCCGCCCTTCGTGGCGATCACGAGGTTGACGGGGTACGGGTGGAGGGCTGAGGAGATCTGGCGCTCGGAGACCTCGGGTCCGTAGGCGTCGGCGGTGTCTATGAAGTCCACGCCGAGTTCGACGGCCCGGCGCAGCACGCGCCTGGCGTTCTCGGGGTCGTCCGGCTCGCCCCACACGCCGGGCCCGCAGAGCCGCATCGCCCCGAAACCCAGACGCCCGACCCTGAGGTCGCCGCCTAGCACAAGCTC carries:
- a CDS encoding PQQ-dependent sugar dehydrogenase, which produces MRDTGYVGGFRGAVLMSVAALTIACAGCGVPTGDSGAEGQDPRPIDTGQTEDTENTASGTTPGPETTGEVRPASTRVEVGTLATGLRVPWSFAFLPDGDALVTERDSGRLLRVSPSGDVREIQTLPEGGDGEGGLLGVAVSPEYERDRYVYAYTTTETDNRVVRFRIGEEPEPILTGIPVNSYHNGGRIEFGPDDKLYVTTGDAGDTSNSQDQSSLGGKILRVNPDGSVPGDNPFPGSPVYSYGHRNVQGLAWDADGQLFASEFGQDTWDEANRIEAGDNYGWPEVEGEGGEDRGFVDPITVWPTSEASPSGAEILVDGAIPQWEGDLFVTALRGESLWRLELDDRGNVTGRERLLDGEVGRVRDVAQAPDGSLWVSTSNHDSYGNPVSEDDDRIFRLAPDRG
- a CDS encoding aldo/keto reductase encodes the protein MRKDQARGAEELVLGGDLRVGRLGFGAMRLCGPGVWGEPDDPENARRVLRRAVELGVDFIDTADAYGPEVSERQISSALHPYPVNLVIATKGGYTRQGPGRWRTNGRPKHLREACEGSLRRLKLDKIDLYQLHRPDRRIPFERSMETLARLREEGKVRHVGLSNVTAEELERAARVVPIASVQNRYNLNDRRSEGVLRACERAGITFIPWLPLGTGRLARPGGVLAGAASRHGATVPQVALAWLLAKSPAMLPIPGTSSVEHLEQNLAAAKLRLTDEEVVSLTSLKP